One part of the Alosa alosa isolate M-15738 ecotype Scorff River chromosome 4, AALO_Geno_1.1, whole genome shotgun sequence genome encodes these proteins:
- the LOC125293266 gene encoding homeodomain-interacting protein kinase 1-like isoform X1 has protein sequence MNTAEYSGYLPELCPIWTASATYSPSNPGRIYWWNSRYECSPKDRLKDFYRWSAINWRRNSYDKFDCRATSGVTTTAQSTTHSTTTTLSSGTYQLVQHEILTSRASSYEVLEFLGQGTFGQVAKCLKRDTNEIVAIKILKNHPDYIRQGQIEARNLKRLSMEDTDRFNCVRWYESFQHKSHICLVFEMLGQSLYDFMQDRNFSPLRLACVRPILQQVAKALTKLKSLGIIHTDLKPENIMLVDPVHQPGRIKVIDFGSATHVSEAVCCSYLQSRFYRSPEIILGLPFCEAIDMWSLGCVAAELFLGWPLYPGHSEYDQVRYISETQGPPPEYLLSAGSKTGNYFNRWPDSTYPLWSLKTLAEIEAEMGVKSKETRKFIFRSLDDMVNIAGLDATDLLDRHEFVDLLKGMLTLDGDERITPLQALSHPFLAHLGQSTYHPPRSKRLPVFAQMTHRLCTFSEQASAVPVALNMGTHHSSGQQNDGEPS, from the exons ATGAATACCGCGGAATATTCGGGGTATCTTCCAGAGTTATGTCCTATCTGGACTGCCAGTGCCACTTACTCTCCATCTAATCCCGGGAGAATATACTGGTGGAACTCCAGATATGAGTGCAGCCCAAAGGACCGGTTGAAGGATTTCTATAGGTGGAGTGCAATTAATTGGCGCAGGAATTCGTATGATAAGTTTGACTGTAGGGCTACCTCAG GAGTTACTACCACGGCACAGTCAACCACCCACTCCACTACCACCACGTTGAGTAGTGGGACCTACCAGCTAGTCCAGCACGAAATCCTCACCTCTAGGGCTAGTAGCTATGAGGTGTTAGAGTTCCTTGGTCAAGGCACCTTTGGTCAGGTGGCCAAATGCCTAAAGCGTGACACCAACGAGATTGTGGCCATAAAAATCCTAAAAAATCATCCTGACTATATCCGGCAAGGACAAATCGAG GCCAGAAATCTGAAAAGGCTCTCCATGGAGGACACTGACAGATTTAACTGTGTCCGCTGGTATGAGTCCTTCCAGCACAAATCCCATATCTGTTTGGTTTTTGAGATGCTGGGGCAGAGCCTTTATGATTTCATGCAGGACAGAAATTTTAGTCCACTCAGGCTTGCATGCGTAAGGCCTATACTACAACAGGTTGCCAAGGCCCTGACCAAGCTCAAAAGCCTGGGCATAATCCACACAGACCTCAAGCCGGAGAACATCATGCTAGTGGACCCCGTCCACCAGCCCGGCCGCATTAAAGTCATTGACTTCGGCTCAGCCACCCATGTGTCTGAGGCTGTGTGCTGTAGCTACCTGCAGTCGCGGTTCTACCG TTCTCCAGAGATTATCCTTGGGCTGCCCTTCTGTGAGGCCATTGACATGTGGTCACTAGGATGTGTGGCAGCTGAACTCTTTCTTGGCTGGCCTCTGTATCCTGGACATTCGGAATATGACCAG GTTCGGTACATCTCCGAGACCCAGGGACCTCCACCCGAGTACTTGCTCAGTGCAGGCTCGAAGACGGGCAACTATTTTAACAGATGGCCTGACTCCACCTATCCTCTCTGGAGCCTCAAG ACTCTAGCTGAAATTGAGGCTGAGATGGGAGTCAAGTCAAAAGAGACCCGCAAGTTTATATTCCGATCCCTGGATGACATG GTCAACATTGCTGGTCTTGATGCGACTGACCTCCTGGACCGGCATGAGTTTGTTGACCTCTTGAAGGGAATGCTGACCCTGGATGGTGACGAGAGGATTACCCCCCTTCAGGCACTCAGCCACCCCTTCCTGGCACATCTGGGTCAGAGCACATA CCATCCTCCAAGGTCCAAGCGCCTGCCTGTGTTCGCACAGATGACCCATCGCCTCTGCACCTTTTCAGAACAAGCCTCTGCCGTCCCAGTGGCCCTGAACATGGGCACCCATCACAGCAGCGGTCAGCAGAACGATGGAGAGCCGAGCTAG
- the LOC125293266 gene encoding homeodomain-interacting protein kinase 1-like isoform X2, with product MNTAEYSGYLPELCPIWTASATYSPSNPGRIYWWNSRYECSPKDRLKDFYRWSAINWRRNSYDKFDCRATSGVTTTAQSTTHSTTTTLSSGTYQLVQHEILTSRASSYEVLEFLGQGTFGQVAKCLKRDTNEIVAIKILKNHPDYIRQGQIEARNLKRLSMEDTDRFNCVRCSPEIILGLPFCEAIDMWSLGCVAAELFLGWPLYPGHSEYDQVRYISETQGPPPEYLLSAGSKTGNYFNRWPDSTYPLWSLKTLAEIEAEMGVKSKETRKFIFRSLDDMVNIAGLDATDLLDRHEFVDLLKGMLTLDGDERITPLQALSHPFLAHLGQSTYHPPRSKRLPVFAQMTHRLCTFSEQASAVPVALNMGTHHSSGQQNDGEPS from the exons ATGAATACCGCGGAATATTCGGGGTATCTTCCAGAGTTATGTCCTATCTGGACTGCCAGTGCCACTTACTCTCCATCTAATCCCGGGAGAATATACTGGTGGAACTCCAGATATGAGTGCAGCCCAAAGGACCGGTTGAAGGATTTCTATAGGTGGAGTGCAATTAATTGGCGCAGGAATTCGTATGATAAGTTTGACTGTAGGGCTACCTCAG GAGTTACTACCACGGCACAGTCAACCACCCACTCCACTACCACCACGTTGAGTAGTGGGACCTACCAGCTAGTCCAGCACGAAATCCTCACCTCTAGGGCTAGTAGCTATGAGGTGTTAGAGTTCCTTGGTCAAGGCACCTTTGGTCAGGTGGCCAAATGCCTAAAGCGTGACACCAACGAGATTGTGGCCATAAAAATCCTAAAAAATCATCCTGACTATATCCGGCAAGGACAAATCGAG GCCAGAAATCTGAAAAGGCTCTCCATGGAGGACACTGACAGATTTAACTGTGTCCGCTG TTCTCCAGAGATTATCCTTGGGCTGCCCTTCTGTGAGGCCATTGACATGTGGTCACTAGGATGTGTGGCAGCTGAACTCTTTCTTGGCTGGCCTCTGTATCCTGGACATTCGGAATATGACCAG GTTCGGTACATCTCCGAGACCCAGGGACCTCCACCCGAGTACTTGCTCAGTGCAGGCTCGAAGACGGGCAACTATTTTAACAGATGGCCTGACTCCACCTATCCTCTCTGGAGCCTCAAG ACTCTAGCTGAAATTGAGGCTGAGATGGGAGTCAAGTCAAAAGAGACCCGCAAGTTTATATTCCGATCCCTGGATGACATG GTCAACATTGCTGGTCTTGATGCGACTGACCTCCTGGACCGGCATGAGTTTGTTGACCTCTTGAAGGGAATGCTGACCCTGGATGGTGACGAGAGGATTACCCCCCTTCAGGCACTCAGCCACCCCTTCCTGGCACATCTGGGTCAGAGCACATA CCATCCTCCAAGGTCCAAGCGCCTGCCTGTGTTCGCACAGATGACCCATCGCCTCTGCACCTTTTCAGAACAAGCCTCTGCCGTCCCAGTGGCCCTGAACATGGGCACCCATCACAGCAGCGGTCAGCAGAACGATGGAGAGCCGAGCTAG
- the LOC125293265 gene encoding LOW QUALITY PROTEIN: homeodomain-interacting protein kinase 1-like (The sequence of the model RefSeq protein was modified relative to this genomic sequence to represent the inferred CDS: deleted 1 base in 1 codon) translates to MSSQPQAFSSPSVSSSGYSRSKRMKVETCGWDVNTQSAENSFYLQSPSQANTSSSSPAASDFNSSNYNRQNLTASNLVFPLTAGSGTSREQAVVRAADSTGSLPGGPSSSSSSSSSSSASHHTKDVASSTNRQGEAGYQKPYSRKRKSEEVDSSDSVQILEELSAPVLSNRVAGGAGAAGGGTTTAQSIAHSTSTTKSSNSHSEGDYQLVQHEILCSVSNSYEVLEFLGRGTFGQVAKCWKRGTNEIVAIKILKNHPSYARQGQIEVSILSRLSTENADEFNFVRSYECFQHKNHTCLVFEMLEQNLYDFLKHSKFSPLMLKCIRPVLQQVATALMKLKSLGLIHADLKPENIMLVDPIRQPYRVKVIDFGSASHVSKAVCSTYLQSRYYRAPEIILGLPFCEAIDMWSLGCVIAELFLGWPLYPGASEYDQIRYISQTQGLPAEYLLSAGTKTSRFFNRGPDSSYPLWRLKTPAEHEAEMGIKSKEARKYIFNCLDDMMQVNMTSLEGTDILAEKADRREFIDLLKKMLTLDADKRITPMKTLNHPFVTMTHLLHFPHSSHVKSCFQNMEICKRRCSAFDNGKNLFASNNTPSAATNLTVTFSSQLNQHNQMASTGGQSLSLSSNMPLLNYQPGLYQQATINIPGLAQQSVPLQARPTQLCPQNEPFQQTLIVCPPTIQGLQTSSKHTGYPVRMDNSVPLVSQNQASQPLHIQPGVLTPGFCNPLMIATLQPPVAGMGPLYPAVPLALEREAGWPGSLEQRATMLQTWPASTQQILIPSAWQQMPGMAVHSSGQQVVGDSSMGPMFSDGGQQSGSWRNRHGGHFDSSQQEAGGRRVTQTGAQNLNMGTSHSRVQQSGGKRSKARRTESRARPVSCLQPAATLAHNPGFNGDQSQPIIISDTPSPAVSIITIHSDTEDEDDRKFPPASVDQRANVISCVTVHDSQDSDSSTCSPLSPKRLPNFAESSSHLSESTAVVMPSVKTQPGESMRQDPTTDTSGRAKKGTAAQSNRSGASSSERHQRRAPSRTQPLNLSQVQQATMSSQECSENGQSSSSLRRQPSFPPTSSAAISSSSSAYRLHEASLFSSASNLYAYPASSALASVSQAVDQLHAAASSSSGRHTRPSAAAAGPFSASLSLLQKNNSLGLMAQEAAQYQQQQHAQAYSRSSTAHGPYHLNQRKLSHHQYPYL, encoded by the exons ATGTCATCCCAGCCTCAGGCATTTTCCTCCCCGTCAGTGTCATCTAGTGGCTACAGCCGCTCCAAGCGGATGAAGGTGGAGACCTGTGGATGGGATGTAAACACCCAGTCAGCAGAGAACAGCTTCTATCTGCAGAGCCCAAGCCAAGCTAACACATCCTCCTCAAGCCCAGCTGCCTCCGACTTCAATTCCAGCAACTACAACCGCCAGAATCTAACCGCCTCCAACCTGGTCTTCCCACTAACGGCGGGGAGTGGCACCTCCCGGGAGCAGGCGGTGGTCCGCGCAGCAGACAGCACAGGCAGTCTTCCCGGGGgtccctcctcatcctcatcctcatcttcctcgTCGTCCGCGAGCCATCATACCAAAGATGTGGCCTCTTCTACCAACCGGCAGGGCGAGGCTGGCTACCAAAAGCCGTACAGCCGCAAGCGCAAGAGCGAAGAGGTGGACAGCAGTGACAGTGTGCAGATCCTGGAGGAGCTCTCAGCTCCGGTGCTCTCCAACCGTGTGGCTGGCGGGGCAGGCGCGGCAGGAGGAGGCACCACCACAGCCCAGTCCATTGCccactccacctccaccaccaagAGCAGCAACTCCCACAGCGAGGGGGACTACCAGCTAGTCCAACATGAAATCCTCTGCTCAGTGTCCAACAGTTACGAGGTGCTCGAGTTTCTCGGCCGAGGCACATTTGGGCAGGTGGCAAAGTGCTGGAAACGTGGCACCAATGAGATTGTGGCCATCAAAATCCTAAAGAATCACCCGTCTTATGCCCGGCAAGGACAAATTGAG GTGAGCATTCTGAGCCGACTCAGCACAGAGAACGCAGACGAGTTCAACTTTGTGCGCTCGTACGAGTGCTTCCAGCACAAGAACCACACCTGCCTGGTGTTTGAGATGCTCGAGCAGAACCTCTATGACTTCCTCAAGCACAGCAAGTTCAGCCCCCTGATGCTCAAGTGCATCCGGCCCGTGCTGCAGCAGGTGGCCACTGCCCTCATGAAGCTCAAGAGCCTGGGCCTCATCCACGCCGACCTCAAGCCCGAGAACATCATGCTGGTGGACCCCATCCGCCAGCCGTACCGTGTCAAGGTCATTGACTTCGGCTCGGCCAGTCACGTGTCCAAGGCTGTGTGCTCTACTTATTTGCAGTCGCGATACTACCG TGCTCCAGAGATTATCCTCGGGCTGCCCTTCTGTGAGGCCATTGATATGTGGTCACTCGGATGTGTGATTGCTGAACTTTTTCTGGGTTGGCCTCTCTATCCTGGAGCTTCGGAATATGACCAG ATTCGCTACATTTCCCAGACCCAAGGCCTTCCAGCTGAGTACTTGCTGAGCGCAGGCACCAAGACTAGTCGCTTTTTCAACAGAGGACCAGACTCCAGTTATCCTCTCTGGAGGCTCAAG ACACCAGCTGAACATGAGGCTGAGATGGGAATCAAATCCAAGGAAGCTCGTAAATACATCTTCAACTGCCTGGATGACATGATGCAG GTCAACATGACTAGTCTGGAGGGGACTGACATCTTGGCAGAGAAGGCAGACCGGCGAGAGTTCATTGACCTGCTGAAAAAGATGCTCACTCTGGACGCTGATAAGAGGATCACACCTATGAAGACGCTGAACCATCCCTTTGTGACCATGACCCACCTGCTCCACTTCCCTCACAGCTCACA CGTAAAGTCCTGTTTTCAAAACATGGAGATCTGTAAGAGACGGTGCAGTGCCTTTGACAACGGGAAGAATCTGTTTGCCTCCAACAACACACCCAGTGCTGCCACAAACCTCACAGTTACCTTCAGCAGCCAACTCAATCAGCacaaccag ATGGCCTCCACAGGTGGACAGTCTCTGTCTCTGAGCAGTAACATGCCTCTGCTGAACTACCAGCCAGGCTTGTACCAGCAGGCCACCATCAACATCCCAGGCCTGGCTCAACAGAGCGTTCCCCTGCAGGCGCGCCCCACACAGCTGTGCCCCCAGAATGAGCCCTTCCAGCAGACCCTCATTGTCTGTCCCCCGACCATCCAGG GGCTTCAAACATCTAGTAAGCACACTGGCTACCCAGTGAGGATGGACAACTCTGTTCCCTTGGTGTCCCAGAACCAGGCCTCCCAGCCGCTGCACATTCAGCCGGGCGTGCTCACACCG ggcTTCTGTAACCCACTGATGATAGCTACACTGCAGCCGCCCGTGGCAGGGATGGGCCCCCTCTATCCGGCGGTCCCTCTTGCGCTGGAACGCGAGGCCGGCTGGCCCGGCAGCCTGGAGCAGAGGGCCACTATGCTG CAGACCTGGCCAGCAAGCACACAGCAGATTCTCATCCCCTCGGCTTGGCAGCAGATGCCAGGCATGGCTGTCCATAGTTCTGGTCAGCAAGTGGTTGGTGATTCTTCTATGGGCCCAATGTTCTCAgatggaggacagcagagtgGCAGTTGGAG GAACCGTCATGGTGGTCACTTTGATAGCAGCCAGCAGGAAGCTGGAGGGCGTCGCGTGACCCAGACCGGGGCACAAAACCTAAACATGGGGACCTCTCACAGCAGAGTTCAGCAGAGCGGAGGCAAGAGGAGCAAGGCCAGACGCACCGAGAGCCGAGCCAG GCCAGTCTCCTGCCTACAGCCTGCTGCTACTCTCGCTCACAACCCTGGATTCAATGGGGACCAGTCTCAACCAATCATCATCTCTGATACTCCTAGCCCAGCTGTCAGCATCATCACCATCCACAGCGACACGGAGGATGAGGATGACAGGAAGTTCCCCCCGGCAAG TGTGGACCAGAGGGCCAATGTCATCAGCTGTGTGACTGTCCATGACTCCCAAGACTCTGACTCGTCCACCTGCAGTCCCCTGAGTCCCAAGCGTCTGCCCAACTTTGCGGAGAGCTCCTCTCACCTCTCCGAGTCCACGGCCGTCGTCATGCCGTCTGTGAAGACCCAGCCTGGGGAGAGCATGAGGCAGG ATCCAACTACTGACACCTCAGGCAGGGCTAAGAAAGGTACCGCAGCACAGTCCAACAGATCTGGAGCCTCTAGCAGTGAGCGTCACCAAAGAAGAGCACCCAGCCGAACCCAACCCCTCAACCTGAGTCAG GTCCAGCAGGCAACCATGTCCTCTCAGGAATGCTCTGAGaatgggcag agcagcagctcactCCGACGGCAGCCCTCCTTCCCGCCTACCAGCAGTGCCGCCATCAGCTCGTCCTCCTCAGCCTACCGGCTCCACGAGGCCTCGCTCTTTAGCTCGGCGTCCAACCTCTACGCCTACCCGGCGTCCAGCGCGCTCGCCTCCGTCTCGCAGGCCGTGGACCAGCTCCACGCCGCGGCCTCGTCCTCTTCCGGCCGCCACACCCGGCCCTCCGCTGCGGCCGCGGGGCCGTTCTCGGCCTCCCTCAGCCTCCTGCAGAAGAACAACAGTCTGGGCCTCATGGCTCAGGAGGCAGCGCagtaccagcagcagcagcacgcccAGGCCTACAGCCGCTCCAGCACAGCCCATGGCCCCTACCACCTGAACCAGAGGAAGCTCAGTCACCATCAGTACCCCTACCTGTGA